From Staphylothermus hellenicus DSM 12710, a single genomic window includes:
- a CDS encoding fucose isomerase — protein sequence MKMLLLGFASRLHGELYYESMFREVTDILSGFKDLEVYQDIVTEPLTIDLGNYDLVIAYLLTGGTSRLAYKVLTGANRKPVLIIAHSKHNSLASALSLRSKLVDAGIRVKLLYFLDRNDLLMKFTLFYKGLVAGYGLKHLRIVEINDYPGISGEGKIFADKFGAEIIHVDYDELWRRAEEASIDDIRELENIVHQYIDLSGTNKQYLDKVLRIYYGLRKLLSIHGANAIVIDCFPLVLKYNVTPCLAVAMMNVEGIPTACENDYYSLISLYTSLALTGYPGWISNPSGITSDGYLRFAHCTIAPILGRKCFLTTHFETGNPYAVVCRFRTDKVLFVRVDKDFNGLTIYRGKVIRSGLLEPGYCRTQLIIDTGILKPEEFVEKATGNHHVFIPWSKGLIESLKHMAWWLNWRVDIRN from the coding sequence ATGAAAATGCTTCTACTGGGTTTTGCAAGTAGATTACATGGTGAGCTCTACTATGAGTCTATGTTCCGTGAAGTAACTGATATCTTGTCTGGGTTTAAAGATCTAGAGGTATACCAGGACATAGTTACTGAGCCGTTAACAATTGATCTTGGAAATTATGATTTAGTTATTGCTTATCTATTGACTGGTGGAACGAGTAGGCTTGCCTATAAGGTTCTCACCGGTGCAAATAGAAAACCTGTACTTATAATTGCTCATAGTAAACATAATAGCTTAGCATCAGCTCTTTCATTAAGGAGTAAGCTAGTAGATGCTGGTATAAGGGTTAAGTTGTTGTATTTCTTGGATAGAAATGATTTGTTGATGAAGTTTACATTGTTCTATAAGGGTTTAGTTGCTGGGTATGGTTTAAAGCATCTAAGAATAGTAGAGATCAATGATTATCCTGGGATTAGCGGTGAAGGAAAAATTTTTGCGGATAAGTTCGGAGCAGAAATTATTCATGTAGATTATGATGAATTATGGAGGAGGGCTGAAGAAGCATCAATTGATGATATAAGGGAATTAGAGAATATTGTGCATCAATATATTGATCTCTCAGGCACTAATAAACAATATTTAGACAAGGTTCTACGCATATATTATGGTTTACGAAAGCTCTTATCGATACATGGAGCAAACGCTATAGTGATTGATTGTTTCCCCTTGGTCCTCAAATACAATGTTACACCGTGTTTAGCGGTTGCAATGATGAATGTGGAGGGAATACCGACTGCTTGTGAAAACGACTATTACAGCCTCATCTCGCTATACACTAGCCTAGCTTTAACTGGTTATCCTGGATGGATATCTAATCCAAGCGGTATAACTAGTGATGGTTATCTAAGATTTGCTCATTGCACAATAGCGCCTATTTTGGGAAGGAAATGTTTCTTAACAACACATTTTGAAACAGGAAACCCATATGCTGTGGTGTGCAGGTTTAGAACTGATAAGGTATTGTTTGTCAGGGTTGACAAGGATTTTAATGGATTAACAATTTATAGAGGCAAAGTTATTCGTTCAGGATTATTGGAGCCAGGATATTGTAGAACACAATTAATCATAGATACTGGAATATTGAAGCCGGAGGAATTCGTTGAGAAAGCAACAGGAAATCACCACGTATTTATTCCTTGGAGTAAAGGATTAATTGAATCATTAAAACATATGGCTTGGTGGCTGAATTGGAGAGTAGATATAAGAAACTAG
- the feoB gene encoding ferrous iron transport protein B has translation MSKEYIEVGVVGQPNVGKSTLFNVLTGRKVHVANWPGVTVEKHVGERIYRGRRIVFVDLPGIYGFSATTIEERIARKYILTQQPDVLLVLVDSLNPERTMYLAIQALEITPRVILVFTKVDSVHAHGIHINYYALSSKLGVPVVPVSSATGAGIVELLDTIIDVKEGRKGRKTPLVVDYKELNPFIDSIVNILREKNGNILGFPIRWVAVRLLEGDVELEQIVQRKMGEDVLERIRAVRDEVKKIFGREPSELLSIRRFEYINEILKGVIVRVSISSRKGKAFSYFYKPIIGPTLGLTILFTIFILAFTINTGFPLNIILDSMGYPDLASAVEEYSIGGLMESGFDYLSNTLYEILGDNMFSHFLIDGIIGGVGSVLVFLPLIMVVALMLAILEDSGLAPRIAVSLHGMLSKIGVSGHAIFPMMLSLGCNVPGIMATRASPNLHERLRLMMTIPFIPCQARLVVILAFASALTGIKGLLLIIYGYIAAFTAFAITNKLLYIYDKRKHKIVEPEILLELPPLHKPIPRVVWWQVWDATKHFLVKAGTIIFFLSIIIWISTSYTPALTYTSEASESIAAYVAKLFAPLLSPIGLSGDPAWIMTFALLIGFVAKEAVIGALTIVTGASSGTAAIIQLGLNDAQIAALTVFSILYVPCLATLAVIQLESRSWKITLSTIALMLSIAYVGMMITYLLGLLI, from the coding sequence TTGTCCAAGGAATACATAGAAGTAGGAGTTGTAGGGCAACCAAATGTTGGTAAATCCACATTATTCAATGTATTAACAGGTAGAAAAGTTCATGTTGCTAATTGGCCGGGGGTTACTGTTGAGAAACATGTTGGTGAACGTATTTATAGGGGTAGGAGAATAGTTTTTGTTGATTTACCTGGAATATACGGTTTCTCCGCGACAACGATTGAGGAGAGGATTGCGAGAAAATATATTTTAACTCAACAACCAGATGTGCTACTGGTACTTGTTGATTCATTAAATCCTGAGAGAACAATGTATTTAGCTATACAAGCATTGGAGATAACTCCTAGAGTTATACTTGTTTTCACCAAGGTAGATAGTGTTCATGCTCATGGCATCCACATCAACTATTATGCTTTATCAAGTAAATTAGGTGTTCCAGTGGTTCCAGTATCCTCCGCTACTGGAGCAGGAATAGTTGAGTTGCTTGATACAATAATAGATGTGAAAGAGGGGCGTAAGGGTAGGAAGACACCTCTTGTAGTTGACTATAAGGAATTAAATCCATTTATTGATTCAATAGTGAATATACTGAGAGAAAAAAATGGTAACATATTGGGGTTTCCTATTAGATGGGTTGCTGTTAGGCTGTTGGAGGGAGATGTAGAACTTGAACAAATTGTTCAACGGAAAATGGGAGAAGATGTATTGGAACGAATACGTGCAGTAAGGGATGAGGTTAAGAAAATATTTGGTAGGGAACCATCGGAGCTTTTATCTATTAGAAGATTTGAATATATTAATGAAATATTGAAAGGAGTAATTGTTCGTGTAAGTATTAGTTCTAGGAAAGGTAAAGCATTTTCATACTTTTATAAACCAATTATTGGCCCAACTCTCGGCTTAACCATACTATTTACTATTTTCATCTTAGCTTTCACGATCAATACTGGTTTTCCTCTGAACATTATATTGGATTCAATGGGTTATCCTGATCTCGCATCAGCTGTTGAAGAATATAGTATAGGGGGATTAATGGAGTCCGGCTTCGATTATCTAAGCAATACCCTATATGAGATATTAGGAGATAATATGTTTTCGCATTTCCTAATAGACGGTATAATAGGCGGTGTTGGCTCAGTACTGGTGTTTCTACCATTAATAATGGTTGTAGCCTTAATGCTCGCCATACTAGAGGATTCAGGCTTAGCTCCTAGAATAGCTGTCAGCCTACATGGAATGCTGTCAAAAATAGGAGTGTCGGGCCATGCTATCTTTCCCATGATGCTTAGTCTCGGCTGTAATGTACCAGGTATAATGGCTACAAGAGCCTCGCCGAATCTACATGAGAGACTAAGATTAATGATGACTATACCATTTATCCCGTGCCAAGCCAGGTTGGTGGTTATATTAGCATTCGCATCAGCTTTAACCGGTATAAAAGGTCTTCTACTAATAATATATGGATACATCGCAGCCTTCACAGCTTTTGCTATTACAAACAAGCTTCTATACATATATGATAAGAGAAAGCACAAGATAGTTGAACCCGAGATCCTACTGGAGCTACCGCCACTCCATAAACCAATACCTAGAGTAGTATGGTGGCAGGTATGGGATGCTACAAAGCATTTCCTAGTAAAGGCGGGAACCATAATATTCTTTCTAAGCATAATAATCTGGATCTCGACAAGCTACACACCCGCCTTAACCTATACAAGTGAAGCCTCTGAAAGCATAGCAGCTTATGTAGCTAAATTATTTGCACCACTACTATCACCAATAGGTTTATCCGGAGACCCTGCTTGGATAATGACGTTCGCACTTCTCATAGGATTTGTTGCGAAAGAAGCAGTAATAGGAGCATTAACCATTGTAACAGGGGCTTCCTCAGGTACTGCGGCCATTATTCAGCTAGGCTTAAACGATGCACAAATAGCTGCTCTAACAGTTTTCTCAATCCTATATGTACCATGTCTAGCAACACTTGCTGTTATCCAGCTAGAATCAAGGAGTTGGAAAATAACGTTATCAACTATAGCGTTAATGTTGTCTATAGCATATGTTGGAATGATGATAACATATCTTCTAGGATTACTTATTTAA
- a CDS encoding FeoA family protein: protein MQTTLDMLPVGARARIAGFTRGGGWMYRLYQMGFTPGAIIEVVANHGRGPIIVRIMGVEVAVGRGIARRILVQPL, encoded by the coding sequence ATGCAGACAACGCTAGACATGCTACCAGTAGGTGCAAGAGCAAGAATAGCAGGGTTCACACGTGGAGGAGGCTGGATGTATAGGCTGTATCAAATGGGGTTCACTCCTGGTGCTATCATAGAGGTCGTAGCCAATCATGGGAGAGGCCCCATAATTGTCCGGATTATGGGAGTAGAGGTTGCTGTTGGAAGAGGAATTGCTAGGAGAATACTTGTCCAGCCATTATAG
- a CDS encoding protein-tyrosine phosphatase family protein, protein MSYVWIVPNKLAQGPLPRINELENLSRVFDVFIVLIMPHEVPGGIDYYLSMLNSYGIEYVHVPTPDFHPLQLLELYYLSNYIEKQISSGRRVYVHCRGGVGRSGLVTASYLVYKGQDLIGAVKYLRERIPYALETIGQQRMLEDYYSLMKIIDKDHFRKLFNHFMKHGSKTMFKHSSKTAQLVIELADLFSLRIDKSMYKTLLASILHPIQDLSIVEKILKDTCINIDYCEKTVFSIMSALKNWATPRNREELLIFVSHMLDYTRDQRVVFTDTDMLGVKANLILYCDYDCTIIIDKLGDLLGKIREEIGKEIMVYQQSYMDSV, encoded by the coding sequence TTGAGCTATGTATGGATTGTTCCAAACAAGCTGGCTCAGGGCCCGTTGCCGCGGATCAATGAATTGGAAAATTTATCCAGAGTATTTGATGTATTCATAGTACTTATTATGCCTCACGAAGTACCTGGTGGAATAGATTATTATTTATCAATGCTTAACAGTTACGGTATAGAATATGTGCATGTTCCAACCCCTGATTTCCACCCCTTACAATTATTGGAGCTATATTACTTATCAAATTATATTGAGAAACAAATCAGTAGTGGTAGAAGAGTTTATGTACACTGCAGGGGCGGGGTTGGAAGAAGCGGTTTAGTAACAGCTTCGTACCTAGTATATAAAGGACAAGATCTAATTGGTGCTGTCAAGTATTTGCGTGAGAGAATTCCTTATGCATTGGAGACTATTGGTCAGCAGAGAATGCTTGAAGATTATTATTCATTAATGAAAATAATTGATAAGGATCATTTTAGAAAATTATTTAATCATTTTATGAAGCATGGTTCGAAAACCATGTTTAAGCATTCATCTAAGACTGCTCAATTAGTTATAGAGCTTGCTGATCTATTTAGTCTTAGAATTGATAAGTCAATGTATAAAACATTACTAGCCTCAATTCTGCACCCCATACAAGATCTAAGTATAGTTGAGAAAATATTGAAAGATACATGTATCAATATTGATTACTGCGAGAAAACAGTTTTCTCCATAATGAGTGCTTTAAAGAACTGGGCGACCCCCAGAAACCGTGAAGAATTATTAATCTTTGTTTCACATATGCTAGATTATACTCGTGATCAGAGGGTTGTATTTACTGATACAGATATGCTAGGTGTAAAAGCTAATTTAATACTATATTGCGACTATGATTGCACTATCATCATTGATAAACTAGGTGATCTACTAGGTAAAATAAGGGAAGAGATTGGAAAGGAAATAATGGTTTATCAACAATCATATATGGATTCAGTATAG
- a CDS encoding aldehyde ferredoxin oxidoreductase N-terminal domain-containing protein → MSGSSTTYRVLFIDVSNRKYWVEEHGLEEVIGPIELGVKLHLEKYKSWKKPAYSPDNAVVIGAGIFTGTNLYGGHRFVAVFKSPITRGLHVAAMGGAAYQFNVNADAIVVEGRSNKPLIIKVYDEGDGEVKADFDEIDEKELENIWRNYKGEKGIYAFQEYLSEKYKKFYEEYNGRSILVGPASKHTSLGALASITLVKGRIDWGSEDLAARGGPGSVLYRAHGVAAIVYGGKFDRRTKRPKDLLDTRKINELFREIAGKPYITMVIEAGTKYRYNPKLNTGGTLGGNYPSLKIHTPMFNWNMIYLPPDLREKLHELIMKHIWEPFNKEAIETKSWKTCGEPCPIACKKVRLDRYKSDYEPYEGFGPFIGVFDIHESQKIVELVDAYGFDTIETGQLVGFIYDALEKGLLTPGEVGLPSKPFFNPYDFKYEYSKHNAELAVQLIENLAWGKNPLLKLIGEKGLRSAAKILDILYENRVRERKWRFSDLLVYASFGEEGHITPNYYWTPGMVAPLPVLGRYWTLYKGVFLDPEQYAEKSFERAIKEMWSDNGGFCRFHRKWAEKTLDKLYEKYYGIKNLDERYKQLYRKIMEYQDLAGAKPTFWESKKIIDYLANAAKEYGNDEWNTKFSLNKEKAAREWWERFYAKLNKLLSSTSLEK, encoded by the coding sequence TTGAGTGGTTCTTCAACAACGTATAGGGTATTATTTATAGATGTTAGCAATAGGAAATACTGGGTAGAAGAACACGGTCTAGAAGAAGTAATCGGGCCTATTGAGCTTGGAGTAAAGCTTCACCTCGAAAAATATAAGTCTTGGAAAAAACCCGCATATAGTCCTGATAATGCTGTTGTAATTGGTGCGGGTATCTTTACTGGGACAAACCTTTACGGTGGCCACAGGTTTGTAGCTGTATTCAAGAGCCCTATCACGAGAGGATTACATGTTGCTGCAATGGGTGGTGCTGCTTATCAATTTAACGTGAATGCTGACGCAATAGTTGTCGAGGGCAGATCCAATAAGCCCTTAATCATTAAAGTATATGATGAAGGAGATGGAGAAGTCAAAGCAGATTTTGACGAGATAGACGAGAAAGAACTAGAAAATATTTGGAGAAACTATAAGGGAGAAAAAGGCATATATGCTTTCCAAGAATATCTAAGCGAGAAATATAAGAAGTTCTACGAGGAATATAATGGGAGATCAATACTTGTCGGACCAGCATCCAAGCATACTAGCCTAGGAGCACTAGCATCAATTACTCTAGTAAAAGGAAGAATTGATTGGGGAAGCGAAGACCTAGCTGCACGAGGCGGTCCTGGAAGTGTTCTCTACAGAGCACATGGTGTAGCAGCTATAGTGTATGGTGGAAAATTCGATAGAAGAACCAAGAGACCAAAAGATCTCTTAGATACACGTAAAATAAATGAGTTGTTCAGAGAAATAGCTGGAAAACCATATATAACAATGGTTATCGAGGCTGGAACCAAGTATAGATACAACCCGAAGCTCAACACTGGAGGCACGCTTGGAGGAAACTATCCCAGCTTAAAAATACATACGCCAATGTTTAACTGGAACATGATCTATTTACCGCCTGATCTCAGAGAAAAACTACATGAACTAATAATGAAACACATATGGGAACCATTCAATAAGGAAGCAATAGAGACTAAATCATGGAAAACATGTGGAGAGCCATGCCCAATAGCGTGTAAGAAAGTTAGACTAGACAGGTATAAATCAGACTATGAACCCTACGAAGGATTCGGGCCATTCATTGGAGTATTTGATATACACGAGTCACAGAAGATAGTAGAACTGGTAGATGCATATGGTTTCGACACTATAGAGACAGGACAACTAGTTGGATTCATATATGATGCTCTTGAGAAGGGATTATTAACGCCTGGAGAAGTAGGGTTGCCGAGTAAACCATTCTTCAATCCATACGATTTCAAATATGAATACAGTAAACACAATGCTGAACTAGCAGTTCAACTAATAGAGAACTTAGCATGGGGTAAGAACCCATTATTGAAGCTGATAGGTGAAAAAGGATTAAGATCAGCTGCTAAAATACTGGATATACTGTATGAGAACAGAGTTAGAGAGAGGAAATGGAGGTTCTCAGACCTACTAGTATATGCATCCTTCGGCGAAGAAGGACACATAACACCTAACTATTACTGGACACCTGGAATGGTTGCACCACTACCAGTATTGGGAAGATACTGGACACTCTATAAAGGAGTATTCCTAGACCCTGAACAATACGCTGAGAAAAGCTTTGAGAGAGCAATAAAGGAAATGTGGAGCGATAACGGCGGATTCTGCAGATTCCATCGTAAATGGGCTGAGAAAACACTTGACAAACTATACGAGAAATACTATGGAATAAAGAACCTAGATGAAAGATACAAGCAATTATACAGGAAAATAATGGAATACCAAGACCTAGCAGGCGCTAAACCAACATTTTGGGAATCCAAGAAAATAATAGACTATCTAGCTAATGCAGCCAAAGAATACGGCAACGATGAATGGAACACTAAATTCTCCCTGAACAAGGAGAAAGCGGCTAGAGAATGGTGGGAGAGATTCTATGCTAAACTAAACAAGTTATTATCAAGTACGTCGCTGGAGAAATAG
- a CDS encoding thiamine-phosphate kinase produces MESRYKKLGELGEEGVLEKIISKYIHEPLPGEYLDYPDDARDILPISPRILMNIDGYSISSMKLPWRTWSDVGYVAVAGAISDQIAKGAVPRDIMVSLGLPPSMEASVVEEIYRGIDEASRDYNLRLLGGDTNSSSTPWISVAVIGYTTAKKPPSRRNARPGDIVVVTGVYGAMGYVAINGVEKATHKKWVVEATKRPRPFLETAIIIAGNYRGVHASIDVSDGLGYALGELSKRSNVRIVLEDKPLYYKELEEICSGSTHCLWKHILNGGEEYGVVLAIDPRLSDKIIDYMKKFRIPHKIVGRVEQGYGLVFEKEEISIDEIMRWDHFKGWVSIL; encoded by the coding sequence TTGGAGAGTAGATATAAGAAACTAGGGGAACTTGGAGAAGAAGGTGTTCTCGAGAAAATTATTTCTAAATATATACATGAACCGTTGCCTGGAGAATACTTGGATTACCCTGATGATGCACGAGATATTCTCCCAATCTCTCCCCGGATACTCATGAATATTGATGGATACAGTATTTCCTCTATGAAGCTTCCATGGAGAACATGGTCTGATGTAGGATATGTAGCTGTAGCAGGGGCTATAAGTGATCAAATAGCTAAGGGAGCTGTTCCTAGAGATATAATGGTTTCACTAGGTCTGCCTCCAAGTATGGAGGCAAGCGTTGTCGAGGAAATATATAGGGGTATTGATGAGGCTTCAAGAGATTATAATTTAAGACTCCTCGGAGGAGACACTAACTCATCTAGTACGCCATGGATTAGTGTCGCAGTTATAGGTTATACTACAGCGAAGAAACCGCCTAGTAGGAGAAACGCTCGGCCTGGAGACATAGTTGTTGTTACAGGTGTTTATGGTGCAATGGGCTATGTAGCGATTAATGGGGTTGAGAAAGCTACGCATAAAAAATGGGTTGTAGAGGCAACAAAGCGTCCTAGACCGTTTCTTGAAACAGCAATTATTATAGCGGGTAATTATAGAGGAGTACATGCTTCAATAGATGTGAGCGATGGACTAGGCTATGCGCTGGGAGAGTTGTCGAAGAGATCAAATGTTCGAATCGTTCTAGAAGATAAGCCTCTATACTATAAAGAGTTAGAAGAAATATGTAGTGGAAGCACTCATTGTTTATGGAAACATATACTAAACGGTGGAGAAGAATACGGTGTTGTATTAGCAATAGATCCTAGGCTTTCAGACAAGATCATTGATTATATGAAGAAGTTTAGAATACCACATAAAATAGTTGGAAGAGTTGAGCAGGGATACGGTTTAGTGTTCGAGAAAGAAGAGATCAGTATAGATGAAATTATGAGATGGGATCATTTTAAAGGATGGGTATCAATTCTCTAG
- a CDS encoding VTT domain-containing protein, with translation MYYLPISQALSWLIYHYGVLGVFIVSLIGNAIPYSTIPYLIFIVLYSGSIHDPILHTMITFAGGLGATIGKVIVYYFGWGIRQVLPENMKENLELFTKLFKKSTFITIFIFAASPLPDDIVYIPLGATKYSLKKYFTALLAGKIVITGLAVFFGSSIEWAIRTTTNYPEYITLPILIVLTLYLTYVIGKIKWNKIARIMSKKGFAWATIHIIIEVFRITINMIIYPFKKIIKHLT, from the coding sequence GTGTATTATTTGCCGATATCACAGGCATTATCATGGCTAATATACCATTACGGAGTATTAGGAGTATTCATTGTATCCCTTATAGGAAACGCTATCCCATACTCTACTATACCATACCTAATATTCATAGTATTGTATTCGGGCTCAATTCATGACCCAATCCTGCATACCATGATAACTTTTGCTGGAGGATTAGGTGCTACTATAGGTAAAGTAATAGTTTATTATTTTGGCTGGGGAATACGACAAGTACTGCCGGAGAATATGAAGGAGAATCTTGAATTATTCACGAAACTATTTAAAAAATCAACTTTTATAACCATATTCATTTTTGCAGCATCACCATTACCAGATGATATAGTATATATTCCACTAGGGGCGACCAAGTATAGTTTGAAAAAATACTTCACAGCTCTCTTAGCAGGAAAAATAGTAATCACAGGGCTCGCCGTATTCTTTGGTTCATCTATTGAATGGGCTATAAGAACAACTACGAACTATCCAGAATATATTACATTACCTATACTCATAGTATTAACACTTTATCTCACATATGTTATAGGGAAAATAAAATGGAACAAAATAGCTAGAATAATGTCAAAGAAAGGATTTGCATGGGCAACCATACATATTATTATAGAAGTTTTCAGAATAACAATCAACATGATCATATATCCATTCAAGAAAATAATTAAGCACCTAACCTAG
- a CDS encoding DUF4346 domain-containing protein, with protein sequence MHVLIVTSLSARKIVEKEIEKIKESIGLNTIIDVLALPISVIALAPKEFIKHHLLKHDLKKYDYIILPGTIKYDLKDLSEELGIKIVKSPSRIELLKTMFLIGLEKFSPSISGDKIIEQNIEQIYATANKYFMEKTEWLRINNKNLVPLKPPPIVLGLLYDHVWGEEFLEQYIRVFKPDIIYLTESSTEKTFEKLVKLGYSGRLAVPPNLLDTQLLKHVSIIYGIRIDEISNYLKYNKILHVQAQTINNKLLSQLKNYRDKIIIDPILPTLSSQKILDKLNEYKSIIDYAKAGWITNISYSIDADTHSLYPFLLELLIEAGVSLLIIHEFEEKLVWSLQEIVEARKLLTISRYLGTNPRDIGIDLLYLKSKTYVYPEYEKPDKIVFATRDPAYQIDPMGIFKIRVNHKEHVIEVLYIGRKGKILIKGRSCEEIRDTILRLGLVSLMNHAFYLGGEICRAYEALRISKNYEQEKPLLPQRWNTKNNQGKVYSENLGNP encoded by the coding sequence ATGCATGTACTCATAGTTACAAGTCTCTCGGCCCGGAAGATTGTTGAGAAAGAAATAGAGAAAATAAAGGAAAGCATTGGTTTAAATACTATAATAGATGTTTTAGCACTGCCAATAAGCGTTATAGCCTTAGCACCTAAGGAATTCATAAAGCATCATCTACTAAAACATGATCTTAAAAAATATGATTACATAATATTACCTGGAACTATAAAGTATGATCTCAAGGATCTCTCTGAAGAACTAGGTATTAAAATAGTTAAGTCCCCCAGCAGAATAGAATTATTAAAAACAATGTTTCTCATAGGGTTAGAGAAATTCTCGCCAAGCATAAGCGGCGACAAAATAATAGAGCAAAACATTGAGCAAATCTATGCAACAGCTAATAAATACTTTATGGAGAAAACAGAGTGGCTGAGAATAAATAATAAGAATCTCGTACCTTTGAAACCACCTCCAATAGTTCTTGGACTACTATATGATCATGTGTGGGGTGAGGAGTTTCTAGAACAATATATTCGGGTCTTTAAGCCGGACATAATCTATTTAACAGAATCCTCCACAGAGAAAACATTTGAGAAACTAGTTAAACTCGGCTACTCAGGCAGATTAGCTGTTCCACCAAATCTTCTAGATACACAGTTACTAAAACATGTAAGCATAATATATGGAATAAGAATAGATGAGATCAGCAATTATTTAAAATATAATAAGATACTACATGTTCAAGCCCAAACAATAAATAATAAACTACTCAGCCAGCTGAAGAATTATAGAGACAAAATAATAATTGATCCCATCCTACCAACATTATCCTCCCAGAAAATACTAGACAAACTAAACGAGTATAAATCAATCATAGATTATGCTAAAGCAGGATGGATTACCAATATTAGTTACAGCATTGATGCGGACACACATAGCTTATACCCATTCCTCCTAGAACTCTTAATAGAAGCTGGAGTAAGCCTATTAATTATTCATGAATTCGAAGAAAAACTTGTTTGGAGCCTTCAAGAAATAGTGGAGGCTAGAAAATTATTAACAATATCTAGATATTTAGGGACAAATCCAAGAGATATAGGGATCGATCTATTATATTTGAAAAGTAAAACATATGTTTACCCAGAATATGAGAAGCCAGATAAAATAGTATTTGCAACAAGAGATCCCGCATACCAGATAGATCCTATGGGTATATTTAAGATAAGAGTTAACCATAAAGAACATGTGATCGAGGTTCTCTATATTGGTAGGAAAGGTAAGATATTAATAAAGGGGAGAAGCTGCGAAGAGATCAGGGACACTATACTGAGACTAGGACTAGTATCCCTTATGAACCACGCATTCTACTTAGGAGGAGAAATATGCAGAGCATACGAGGCCCTGAGAATAAGTAAAAACTATGAACAAGAGAAACCATTACTTCCTCAGAGATGGAACACTAAAAATAACCAAGGAAAGGTTTACTCAGAAAACTTAGGCAACCCATAA